From one Magnolia sinica isolate HGM2019 chromosome 18, MsV1, whole genome shotgun sequence genomic stretch:
- the LOC131232479 gene encoding E3 ubiquitin-protein ligase DIS1-like, whose protein sequence is MTFLKLGKKQTRTSVSSSAIQSAQMDVSSSLTGDDDSTTLGSNDQAHLQVKGPHGRKPLILPDSDIDGLLECPVCSNSMYPPIQQCPSGHTLCFDCKSKVNNKCPICRKEIGNIRCLALEKLAVSLHLPCTYHYLGCEEMFPYYSKLKHEAQCVFRPYSCPHPGSDCSFTGDVPTLLTHLRESHKVDLQSGCTFNHRYVKQDPCSVDNVSWTLTLFNCFGHYFCLHFEAFRLGTEPVYMAFLRFMGEESDARKFGYCLEVGGNGRKLTWQGIPRSIRAHHRSVRDSHDGLIVQRSLALYFSGGDRKELKLRVTGRIWKDL, encoded by the exons ATGACCTTTCTTAAACTGGGAAAGAAACAGACAAGAACCAGCGTATCATCTTCTGCCATTCAATCTGCACAAATGGACGTATCAAGTTCGTTAACAGGGGATGATGATTCTACTACTCTGGGGTCAAATGATCAGGCTCACCTACAGGTTAAAGGGCCACATGGAAGAAAACCTCTTATACTTCCCGATAGCGATATAGATGGTTTATTGGAGTGTCCTGTGTGTAGTAATTCAATGTATCCACCAATTCAGCAG TGTCCAAGTGGCCATACCCTGTGCTTTGATTGCAAATCGAAAGTCAACAACAAGTGCCCGATTTGCAGAAAGGAAATTGGCAATATTAGATGCTTGGCACTCGAAAAGCTTGCTGTTTCCCTCCACTTGCCATGCACTTATCACTATCTCGGATGTGAGGAGATGTTCCCTTACTATAGTAAACTGAAGCACGAGGCGCAGTGTGTTTTTAGGCCATATAGCTGCCCCCATCCGGGCTCGGATTGCTCGTTTACGGGTGACGTTCCGACTCTGTTGACTCACCTGAGAGAGAGTCATAAGGTGGATCTTCAATCGGGCTGCACTTTTAACCATCGGTATGTGAAGCAGGACCCGTGTTCAGTTGATAACGTGTCGTGGACACTAACT CTCTTCAACTGCTTTGGCCACTATTTCTGCCTCCACTTTGAAGCCTTCCGGCTTGGAACCGAGCCGGTCTACATGGCTTTCCTCCGCTTCATGGGCGAGGAATCTGATGCTAGGAAATTCGGGTATTGTCTTGAGGTTGGTGGCAATGGACGGAAGCTGACCTGGCAAGGTATTCCACGGAGCATCCGGGCTCACCACCGGAGCGTCCGCGACAGCCATGATGGCCTCATAGTCCAGAGGAGCCTGGCCTTGTATTTCTCGGGGGGAGACCGAAAGGAACTGAAGCTGAGAGTCACCGGGAGGATATGGAAAGACCTCTGA